Proteins from one Triticum aestivum cultivar Chinese Spring chromosome 7A, IWGSC CS RefSeq v2.1, whole genome shotgun sequence genomic window:
- the LOC123150362 gene encoding protein ALTERED XYLOGLUCAN 4-like gives MSAKAETLSPGPSKAGQRQPSIVTRASRLQVTERVVCEELACMAPLLPPSPPSGSPRLLKSGSGSEWSVVVQSNVKSSLLLLLAISTVAAFSILYSSRSLTVARTAGEALTQSPLLAALDLSSRMPEDDDDQSDEPAEVVSLPAAAPSTGEAAMQLEEKCDISRGKWVREPNGPVYTNLTCPMLPDFKNCQKFGKDDAHLYWRWQPDGCELPRFVPERFLDVVRGKRLAFIGDSLARNQIDSLLCLLSQAEAPVDVYSDAFDKYRTWHFPAHNFTLMVMWTEFYAHAVPVAGAEGKPTSSFDIHLDRLGADWTSRLPGLDYAVISGGNWFFRVNYLWEGGRRIGCLNCAGNDANLTDFGVAYAVRRVVRAAVEAIAQCRGCKTSLVTFLRTYSPDHFEHGSWFDGGYCNRTAPLQEREVSMESIAWELRRVQREEVRRVRAAKSGGGARRFGVLDVTKAMMMRADGHPDNHFDSRWRRNGSDCLHWCLPGPVDMWNGVLLQRLAELTPPPAAP, from the exons ATGTCAGCCAAAGCAGAAACACTCTCGCCGGGCCCTTCAAAAGCTGGCCAACGCCAACCTAGTATTGTGACTAGAGCGTCGCGTCTGCAGGTAACTGAGAGAGTAGTCTGCGAGGAACTTGCATGCATGgcgccccttcttcctccctcgccTCCGTCCGGCAGCCCGAGGCTGCTCAAGAGCGGCAGCGGCAgcgagtggagcgtggtggtgcaGAGCAACGTCAAGTCCTCGCTGCTGCTCCTGCTGGCCATCTCCACGGTCGCCGCGTTCTCCATCCTCTACTCGTCCCGGAGCTTGACGGTGGCCAGGACCGCCGGCGAGGCGCTGACGCAGAGCCCCCTGCTCGCCGCCCTCGACCTGAGCAGCCGGATGCCAGAGGATGACGACGACCAAAGCGATGAACCTGCAGAGGTCGTCTCCTTGCCAGCTGCTGCTCCGAGCACCG GTGAGGCAGCCATGCAGCTCGAGGAGAAATGCGACATTTCCAGGGGGAAATGGGTGCGGGAGCCGAATGGCCCGGTGTATACTAACCTGACGTGCCCCATGCTGCCGGACTTCAAGAACTGCCAGAAGTTCGGCAAGGACGATGCCCACCTCTACTGGCGGTGGCAGCCGGACGGCTGCGAGCTGCCGCGGTTCGTGCCGGAGCGGTTCCTCGACGTCGTCCGCGGGAAGCGGCTCGCCTTCATCGGCGACTCGCTGGCCCGCAACCAGATTGACTCCCTGCTTTGTCTCCTGTCCCAG GCCGAGGCGCCCGTGGACGTGTACTCGGACGCGTTCGACAAGTACCGGACATGGCACTTCCCGGCGCACAACTTCACGCTCATGGTGATGTGGACCGAGTTCTACGCgcacgccgtccccgtcgccggcgCCGAGGGGAAGCCCACCTCCTCCTTCGACATCCACCTCGACAGGCTCGGCGCCGACTGGACCAGCCGCCTGCCGGGCCTGGACTACGCCGTCATCTCCGGCGGCAACTGGTTCTTCCGCGTCAACTACCTCTGGGAGGGAGGCCGCCGCATCGGCTGCCTCAACTGCGCCGGCAACGACGCCAACCTCACCGACTTCGGCGTCGCCTACGCCGTCCGCCGCGTCGTCAGGGCGGCCGTCGAGGCCATCGCGCAGTGCCGGGGCTGCAAGACCAgcctcgtcaccttcctgcggacCTACTCGCCGGACCACTTCGAGCATGGCTCGTGGTTCGACGGCGGCTACTGCAACAGGACGGCGCCGCTGCAGGAGCGGGAGGTGAGCATGGAGAGCATCGCGTGGGAGCTGAGGAGGGTACAGAGGGAGGAGGTGAGGCGGGTGAGGGCGGCCAAGAGCGGCGGGGGCGCGAGGAGGTTCGGGGTGCTGGACGTGACCAAGGCCATGATGATGCGCGCCGACGGCCACCCCGACAATCACTTCGACAGCAGGTGGAGGAGGAACGGCAGCGACTGCCTGCACTGGTGCCTGCCGGGGCCCGTCGACATGTGGAACGGCGTGCTGCTCCAGAGGCTCGCGGAGCTCacgccgccgccggccgcgccgTGA